TCCGTCGTGAGCGCTGTCGCGCAGCGCGGCGGCGGCCACCTCGGCGATGTCGTCCGGGTCGACCACGGGCAGGCCGACGTCGCCGAATGGCGCGGTCACCGTCCGGCTGGCCCGGATCGGCTCGGCCCAGGCGAAGGCGTTGGAGGCGAAGCCGCCGGGACGCAGGATCGTCCAGCCGAGACCGGACCGGCGCACGAGGTCCTCGATGGCGTGCAGGGGTGCGTGTGACACCGCCCCCGGCCTTGTGCCCACTGCTTGGGAGGATTGCAGCACGATGCGTTTGACGTCGGCGGCCGCCGTGACCCGCAGGATTTCGGGCATGTCGAGGTGCGCTCCGGCACCCTCTACGAGCAGGAAGACCGCTTCTGCGCCAGCGAACGCTGGACGAAGGGTCTCCGGCTGTGCGAGGTCCGCGAGATGGTGGCGAACCCCGGCGGGCACGACGTGGCGGCGTCGTCCACGGGACACCGCCGTCACCTCGGCGCCCGACGCCGCAAGGATCGACAACAGCGTCCGGCCGACATTTCCGGTGGCGCCTGTCACGACAAACATGTTCGTCTCTCCAGTTCAGCCGCGTCGCTCGCGCGGTTGAAGCTGACGTTAGTGGCGTGGATATAGTAGGTACCTAGAGGATAGTAATGGCGTTATGACGGAGGACACGTGGAGCGATCAGCGAACCCCGAGCTGGCGTGTCCGGTCGCGCCGGTTGTCGATATCGTGTTCAGCCGATGGACCACGCCTATCCTCTGGGCTCTTCACGAGCACGGTCGGCAGCGATTCGTGGAGCTCGAGCGCCGGCTGACCAGCATCACGCCGAAGGTGCTCACCCAGCGGCTACGCCAACTCGAACGCGACGGGCTGGTGGCCCGCACCTACCACGCCGAGGTGCCACCCCGGGTCGAATACGAGATCACCGAGCTGGGCGCCAGCCTCGGTCCGCTTTTCGCCCACCTGGCCACCTGGGCCGATGCCCACCTCGACAAGGTGGAGCAGGCCCGTCACGCCTACGACGCAGCGCGATGAGACTGAGCCAGCCTGATCATGACGGTTGCGGGACGACCACCACCGCCGCAGCCTTGACCAGTGTCCGACCCCCAGGGATGGCTCCTTGCCTGCCCTCGCCATGTCGAAGCGATCGTCTGCGCCCTGACGAGGTGCGCGGCCGGTAATCTCAGCGGCCAGCTCGGTCGCTCTGGCTATCCGCCAACCGTGTCTCAAGGGGCGTCCGTGCACTTGCTTCCGGACCGGGCAGGAATCGCGCTATTGGAACATCTGTCGCCGGATCACTCTTTTGCTTTCTTGAACCGGGCAAACTCGTGTCCGTCTTATGATCATGTGGCTTGTTCAAGGGCCCAGGCCAACGAAGCCACTCTGGCTGAACGAATGAGACGGTCGGGAGTTACGGCTTGGCTGTCACCGTCTCGCAATCCATTGGGATTATTGTGTAACGATGTCATCGGTGGCCGGGACACATCTGCTGGATCTTGGCCAGCGATCGTCGAAGTATTGATGTCGGTCGTGTTTCGTGCGGAGCACCGCTGGCCGGCTTCGCCGGTGCGTTGTTCTTAATTCCCGTGTGTATCCATGTGGCCAATCGCGTAACAGGCGACTGGCCTTCTATCACTGTGGTCTATCGGGCTGATAGATCACCGCCGCAACCGCGGCGTCTATGGCGGAACGCCAACGCAAAGGGGCGCCACGCTTCCGCCGTCTTTTCCTTTTAAGGGAGGAAGCATGCATTCACCACCCGACGATGTGCGGGCCGCCCGCCGTCGGGCCGCCCGCAGACGGTGGGCGTCGCTG
This genomic stretch from Phytohabitans houttuyneae harbors:
- a CDS encoding winged helix-turn-helix transcriptional regulator codes for the protein MFSRWTTPILWALHEHGRQRFVELERRLTSITPKVLTQRLRQLERDGLVARTYHAEVPPRVEYEITELGASLGPLFAHLATWADAHLDKVEQARHAYDAAR
- a CDS encoding NAD(P)H-binding protein; this translates as MFVVTGATGNVGRTLLSILAASGAEVTAVSRGRRRHVVPAGVRHHLADLAQPETLRPAFAGAEAVFLLVEGAGAHLDMPEILRVTAAADVKRIVLQSSQAVGTRPGAVSHAPLHAIEDLVRRSGLGWTILRPGGFASNAFAWAEPIRASRTVTAPFGDVGLPVVDPDDIAEVAAAALRDSAHDGRTYELTGPALSTPRERVADLAAALGEPIRFIEQTPDQAREQMLRYMPPPVVEGTLAILGTPTAREQRISPDVPEILGRSPRPFTAWATRNIDAFR